The Deinococcus humi genome includes a window with the following:
- a CDS encoding polysaccharide deacetylase family protein: MFSTLGVLAATLLADVLGRAAGWGALGGGPRESGRVALTFDDGPSPRTAELLRTLARHGAHATFFVTEPACAAHPALLRTLLNSSHQIEAHGRWHRHALLLWPWQEWTQIRWHPRAEAPGPLLYRPPYGGHSPLTRLWARLIGRQIALWDVEGRDWTDADAATLARQTLAQIRPGSVILLHDGPEVSLKVLQGLLCGLDERGLQAVTLADLPARRIGLRQGLGRLRASYGGHPPPPPS; encoded by the coding sequence GTGTTCTCCACCCTGGGGGTGCTGGCTGCCACCCTGCTGGCCGACGTGCTGGGCCGCGCCGCCGGCTGGGGTGCGCTGGGAGGTGGGCCGCGCGAATCGGGGCGGGTGGCCCTGACCTTCGACGATGGTCCCTCCCCCCGCACGGCTGAACTGCTCAGGACGCTGGCCCGGCACGGCGCACACGCCACCTTCTTCGTGACCGAGCCCGCCTGCGCGGCCCACCCGGCCCTGCTGCGGACGCTGTTGAACTCTTCCCATCAGATTGAAGCGCATGGGCGCTGGCACCGGCACGCGTTGCTGCTCTGGCCGTGGCAGGAATGGACACAGATCCGGTGGCACCCCCGCGCGGAGGCACCTGGGCCGCTGCTATACCGCCCGCCCTACGGCGGCCACAGCCCCCTGACCCGCCTGTGGGCACGGCTGATCGGACGGCAGATTGCCCTGTGGGACGTGGAGGGTCGCGACTGGACCGACGCGGACGCCGCCACGCTGGCCCGGCAGACCCTGGCGCAGATTCGCCCCGGCAGTGTGATCCTGCTGCATGATGGCCCGGAGGTGAGCCTCAAAGTGCTGCAAGGGCTGCTCTGCGGTCTGGACGAACGCGGCCTGCAAGCCGTCACCCTGGCGGACCTTCCCGCGCGGCGCATCGGGCTGCGGCAGGGGTTGGGGCGGTTGCGGGCGAGTTACGGGGGCCATCCTCCGCCGCCTCCCTCCTAA
- a CDS encoding NUDIX hydrolase: MTHLALPPQATQVGLAVDVAAFAMHGGELRVLLVQRGELPHARDWALPGGFVQPGEELHEAALRELRTETTVQLEPRHLEQFYTFGEVGRDPRGRIVSVAHLAVLPHGTVSVSGGGHTLGAEWLNAHRPPQLAFDHQTILTRALLRLQLRLEYANLALEFLPDTFTLPELQTVYEAILNRQLDKRNFRKRLLAQGILTPSGERRSGVGRPAQLYRRAKNVRVAAL, from the coding sequence ATGACCCACCTTGCTCTGCCCCCACAAGCGACACAGGTGGGGCTGGCGGTGGACGTCGCGGCCTTCGCCATGCACGGCGGCGAATTGCGCGTGCTGCTGGTGCAGCGCGGCGAACTGCCGCACGCACGGGACTGGGCTCTGCCCGGCGGCTTCGTGCAGCCGGGCGAGGAACTGCACGAGGCCGCGCTGCGCGAATTGCGCACCGAAACCACCGTGCAACTCGAACCGCGCCACCTGGAGCAGTTCTATACCTTCGGCGAGGTGGGCCGGGACCCGCGCGGGCGCATCGTGAGCGTGGCCCATCTGGCGGTGCTGCCACACGGCACGGTCAGCGTCAGCGGCGGCGGGCACACCCTGGGGGCGGAGTGGCTCAACGCGCACCGGCCCCCGCAACTGGCTTTCGATCATCAGACGATCCTGACCCGCGCGCTGCTGCGGCTGCAACTGCGGTTGGAATACGCCAATCTGGCGCTGGAATTCCTGCCCGATACCTTCACCCTGCCCGAGTTGCAGACGGTCTACGAGGCGATCTTGAACCGGCAACTGGACAAGCGCAATTTCCGCAAACGCCTGCTGGCCCAGGGCATCCTGACCCCCAGCGGCGAGCGGCGCAGCGGTGTGGGACGCCCCGCACAACTGTACCGGCGGGCCAAGAACGTGCGCGTGGCCGCCCTGTAA
- a CDS encoding amylo-alpha-1,6-glucosidase: MSGFSPMPPAHTHHYGPQGARNADLEVLLTDGLGGFALSSMTGVPTRCYSGLVVSALPPVQRFTHLVSPLEVLEVGGQRHTLHALELAPNVFEGRGLEVLSGVTLRDLLPERVQTVGGARVTRQTVSPAHAGAVIYLYTVDSREAVTLTLGGFFVDRDMHHVHTEAPSLAFQAEGTEVTVLGERTTRVRLHAPSAQINFLIPRPFPQRIYYRHDAARGEPDHDYTLGAALWEVHFPAGGGQVALVVQGLTDSTPEIADPWLAHEQEAARRRELAGLAQNTCGVSDDLVATLAVAADAYLVRRSSPAGVSVIAGYPWFADWGRDAMISLTGLTLLTGRFPEARDLLDTFLRSVHRGLIPNHFHEDGQGAGYNTVDGALWLAVALERYVTASGDLDFARTALPQLRELLIWHLRGTDHGIRSDAADGLLLAGEEGVQLTWMDVKIEDWVVTPRHGKPVEIQGLWIAALGAETRLSEALSEPPELAEAWMQARDSFGQFWDGGAWADALGADGTLDLSVRPNAAIALALPDTPSTPAQREAAVRQTETELLTPLGLHTLSPRDPRYRGNYGGPQVLRDAAYHRGTVWPWPLTAYLELLLSRGEVGEARSAVDGLSGHVWEAGVGHVSEVFSGNALLPGGCPFQAWSVAELLRGHVLVSRAETEAAQKFE; encoded by the coding sequence ATGAGTGGCTTCTCCCCCATGCCCCCTGCGCACACCCACCACTACGGCCCACAGGGTGCGCGCAACGCTGATCTGGAAGTGCTGCTGACCGACGGCCTGGGCGGCTTCGCGCTGTCCAGCATGACCGGGGTGCCCACCCGCTGCTACTCGGGTCTGGTGGTCAGCGCCCTGCCCCCCGTGCAGCGCTTCACGCATCTGGTGTCGCCGCTGGAAGTTCTGGAAGTCGGGGGCCAGCGCCACACCCTCCACGCCCTGGAACTTGCACCGAATGTGTTCGAGGGACGCGGGCTGGAGGTGCTGAGCGGCGTGACCCTGCGCGATCTGCTGCCCGAACGGGTGCAAACGGTGGGCGGCGCACGGGTAACGCGGCAGACGGTCAGCCCGGCCCATGCGGGCGCAGTGATTTACCTGTACACAGTGGATTCGCGCGAGGCGGTCACGCTGACGCTGGGCGGCTTTTTCGTAGACCGCGACATGCACCATGTCCACACGGAGGCTCCCAGTCTGGCGTTCCAGGCGGAGGGCACGGAGGTCACGGTCCTGGGGGAGAGAACCACGCGCGTCCGGCTGCATGCACCCAGCGCTCAGATCAATTTTCTTATCCCCCGCCCCTTCCCGCAGCGGATCTATTACCGCCACGACGCGGCGCGCGGCGAACCCGATCACGATTACACACTGGGCGCGGCGCTGTGGGAGGTGCATTTTCCGGCCGGCGGCGGGCAGGTGGCGCTGGTGGTCCAGGGGCTGACGGACAGCACCCCGGAGATTGCCGATCCCTGGCTGGCCCACGAGCAGGAGGCCGCCCGCCGCCGTGAACTGGCCGGGCTGGCCCAGAACACCTGCGGGGTGTCCGACGACCTGGTGGCGACGCTGGCGGTGGCGGCGGACGCGTACTTGGTGCGGCGCAGTTCTCCAGCAGGAGTCAGCGTCATCGCGGGCTACCCCTGGTTTGCCGACTGGGGCCGCGACGCCATGATCTCGCTGACGGGCCTGACCCTGCTGACCGGACGCTTCCCGGAGGCCCGCGATCTGCTGGACACCTTTCTGCGCTCGGTGCACCGTGGCCTGATTCCCAACCACTTCCACGAGGACGGCCAGGGCGCGGGTTACAACACGGTGGACGGGGCGCTGTGGCTGGCGGTGGCGCTGGAACGCTATGTCACAGCCAGCGGCGATCTGGACTTTGCGCGCACCGCGCTGCCCCAGTTGCGCGAACTGCTGATCTGGCACCTGCGCGGCACCGACCACGGCATCCGCAGTGACGCGGCGGACGGTCTGTTGTTGGCCGGGGAGGAGGGTGTGCAGTTGACCTGGATGGATGTGAAGATCGAGGATTGGGTGGTCACCCCCCGCCACGGCAAGCCCGTGGAGATTCAGGGGTTGTGGATTGCGGCACTGGGCGCAGAAACGCGGCTGTCGGAGGCGCTGAGCGAGCCCCCGGAACTCGCGGAGGCCTGGATGCAGGCGCGCGATAGCTTCGGGCAGTTCTGGGACGGTGGGGCCTGGGCCGACGCGCTGGGTGCGGACGGCACCCTGGACCTCAGCGTGCGTCCCAACGCCGCGATAGCGCTGGCCCTGCCGGACACGCCCTCCACCCCCGCACAGAGAGAGGCGGCGGTACGGCAGACCGAAACCGAACTGCTGACGCCGCTGGGGCTGCATACCCTTTCGCCGCGTGATCCGCGCTACCGGGGCAATTACGGTGGTCCGCAGGTGCTGCGTGACGCCGCCTACCACCGGGGCACCGTGTGGCCGTGGCCGCTGACCGCGTACCTGGAACTGCTGCTGTCCCGCGGCGAGGTGGGGGAAGCCCGCAGCGCCGTGGACGGCCTGAGCGGTCATGTCTGGGAAGCGGGTGTCGGCCACGTCTCCGAGGTCTTCAGCGGAAACGCGCTGCTGCCGGGTGGTTGCCCCTTCCAGGCCTGGAGCGTGGCCGAACTCCTGCGCGGCCATGTGCTGGTCTCGCGGGCGGAGACGGAGGCCGCCCAAAAGTTCGAATAA
- the infC gene encoding translation initiation factor IF-3 has protein sequence MMNIAKDHKVNEQIRVRQIRLIGGEGEQVGIIDTREAMNMAREAGLDLVMVSPQAVPPVCRLLDYGRFRFEQQQNERENRKRARGQEVKAIKFRVKIDAHDFKTKTGHVRRFLEDGHKVKVTIMFRGRERTHPELGERILVRVAETLADIGVPESNPSMMGMDMNMIMTPRATPAPKKDRDEDGVGSSPAAAAAPADAVAAAPQPEAQTGAPKTDVPTEAPASA, from the coding sequence GTGATGAATATAGCGAAAGATCATAAGGTCAACGAGCAGATTCGCGTCCGGCAGATTCGTCTGATCGGCGGAGAGGGCGAGCAGGTGGGCATCATCGACACGCGCGAGGCCATGAACATGGCGCGTGAGGCGGGACTGGATCTGGTGATGGTCAGTCCACAGGCCGTGCCGCCCGTCTGTCGTCTGCTCGATTATGGCCGCTTCCGCTTCGAGCAGCAGCAGAACGAGAGGGAAAACCGCAAGCGGGCCCGCGGTCAGGAAGTCAAGGCCATCAAGTTCCGGGTCAAGATCGACGCGCACGACTTCAAGACCAAGACCGGGCATGTGCGCCGTTTCCTGGAAGACGGGCATAAGGTCAAGGTCACCATCATGTTCCGTGGGCGCGAACGCACCCACCCCGAACTGGGTGAACGCATTCTGGTACGCGTGGCCGAAACCCTGGCCGACATCGGCGTGCCTGAAAGCAACCCCAGCATGATGGGCATGGACATGAACATGATCATGACCCCGCGTGCCACGCCTGCTCCCAAGAAGGACCGCGATGAGGACGGCGTGGGCTCCTCGCCTGCAGCGGCAGCGGCACCAGCTGACGCTGTGGCGGCTGCCCCCCAGCCAGAGGCCCAGACTGGCGCTCCCAAGACGGACGTACCTACCGAAGCCCCCGCCTCGGCGTAA
- a CDS encoding glutaredoxin domain-containing protein codes for MIKMYTTSWCPDCTATKRALTSKGLAFEEINIEQDEHAAEYVMSVNGGRRSVPTLVSGDVAHSLSGFRPQKLDAFLAAAGL; via the coding sequence ATGATCAAGATGTACACCACCAGCTGGTGCCCTGACTGCACTGCCACCAAGCGCGCCCTGACCAGCAAGGGGCTGGCTTTCGAGGAAATCAACATTGAGCAGGACGAGCACGCCGCCGAATACGTCATGAGCGTCAACGGGGGCCGCCGCAGCGTGCCCACGCTGGTCAGCGGTGACGTGGCCCACAGCCTGAGCGGCTTTCGCCCGCAGAAGCTGGACGCTTTCCTGGCGGCGGCTGGGCTGTAA
- a CDS encoding serine hydrolase domain-containing protein, producing the protein MSLLETVRQIAPYLESWLEYGRDFHRIPGVQVAVRVGDELAASFALGQANEDTGEALTTGHLFRIASHSKTFTATAIFQLIEAGKLRLDDTAGHWLPELADSPAADMTVRALLGHQSGINRDGADSDYWQQLHAFPERQTLIDFARADAVFPQNQHFKYSNIGYGLLGLIVEAASSQSYDDYVQAHITGPLELTDLGAELPPEREAELATGHSARLSGNDPRRTVPSSDTRALAAATGFYGTAEALTAYWARHALGREGLLSDASKRLMGRRESEITKPTRRGYGLGLILDEIGERVLVGHSGGFPGHITQSWLDPRTGLSISVLTNTAGGPATEWAGNLIRLIDLAHKNSQKEVDTAHELDSFTGRFANAWGVFDIVNLGGRLVSLVPLGDPSATVTELTVQDANTLSPAPEGGFGSVGEAYSFQRADDGDIQWVRQGGGRSWPLAAYRAGAGLE; encoded by the coding sequence ATGAGCCTTCTGGAAACCGTCCGGCAGATCGCGCCCTATCTGGAAAGCTGGCTGGAGTACGGGCGAGACTTTCACCGCATTCCCGGCGTGCAGGTGGCCGTACGCGTGGGCGACGAGCTGGCCGCATCGTTTGCGTTGGGCCAGGCCAACGAGGACACGGGCGAGGCCCTGACCACGGGGCACCTGTTCCGCATCGCATCGCATTCCAAGACCTTTACGGCCACCGCCATCTTTCAGCTGATTGAGGCGGGCAAACTGCGCCTGGACGACACGGCGGGCCACTGGCTGCCGGAGCTGGCGGATTCGCCTGCCGCCGACATGACCGTGCGGGCGCTGCTGGGCCACCAGTCTGGCATCAACCGCGACGGGGCCGACAGCGATTACTGGCAGCAACTGCACGCCTTCCCGGAGCGGCAGACGCTGATTGATTTCGCCCGCGCCGACGCCGTATTTCCGCAAAACCAGCACTTCAAATACTCCAACATCGGCTACGGGCTGCTGGGCCTGATTGTGGAGGCCGCCAGCAGCCAGAGCTACGATGACTACGTGCAGGCGCACATTACCGGCCCCCTGGAGCTGACGGACCTGGGCGCGGAACTGCCCCCGGAGCGCGAGGCCGAGCTGGCGACCGGACACAGCGCACGCCTCTCAGGGAACGATCCCCGCCGCACAGTGCCGTCCTCGGACACCCGCGCGCTGGCGGCGGCCACCGGCTTCTACGGCACTGCCGAGGCCCTGACCGCCTACTGGGCGCGGCACGCCCTGGGGCGCGAGGGACTTCTCTCGGACGCCTCCAAACGCCTGATGGGGCGCCGCGAATCGGAGATCACCAAACCCACCCGGCGCGGCTACGGCCTGGGCCTGATCCTGGACGAGATCGGCGAGCGTGTGCTGGTGGGCCACTCGGGCGGTTTCCCCGGCCACATCACGCAGTCGTGGCTCGATCCCAGAACGGGACTGTCCATCTCCGTGCTGACGAATACAGCGGGCGGCCCGGCCACCGAATGGGCGGGCAACCTGATCCGCCTGATCGATCTGGCGCACAAGAATTCGCAGAAGGAGGTGGACACGGCGCACGAGTTGGACTCCTTCACCGGGCGCTTCGCCAATGCCTGGGGCGTGTTCGACATCGTGAACCTGGGAGGGCGACTGGTCTCACTGGTCCCGCTGGGCGATCCATCGGCCACAGTCACCGAGTTGACCGTGCAGGACGCCAACACGCTATCTCCCGCCCCCGAAGGCGGCTTCGGCTCAGTGGGCGAGGCGTATTCCTTCCAGCGGGCAGACGACGGTGACATCCAGTGGGTGCGGCAGGGGGGCGGACGCTCCTGGCCACTGGCGGCGTACCGGGCGGGGGCGGGGCTGGAGTGA
- a CDS encoding DUF488 family protein: MNALPTVLTIGYENAELYAFLDTLAAHGVTLLVDTRERAQSRRKGYSKTALAAALTERGIGYRHLRSLGTPPALRKAYRLDKDFAAMKAGYTLHLATQTDALEELGGLAARERVCLLCYEADARECHRSLITERLQKMGFAEAVEDLTVPGR; the protein is encoded by the coding sequence ATGAATGCCCTTCCCACAGTGTTGACCATCGGCTATGAGAACGCCGAGCTATACGCCTTCCTGGACACGCTGGCCGCGCACGGCGTCACCCTGCTGGTGGACACCCGCGAACGCGCGCAGAGCCGCCGCAAGGGCTACAGCAAAACGGCGCTGGCGGCCGCATTGACAGAGCGGGGCATTGGCTACCGCCACCTGCGCTCATTGGGTACGCCGCCCGCACTTCGCAAGGCGTACCGACTGGATAAGGATTTCGCCGCCATGAAGGCCGGGTACACCCTGCATCTTGCCACGCAGACGGACGCACTGGAGGAACTCGGGGGGCTGGCCGCCCGCGAGCGTGTGTGTTTGCTGTGTTACGAGGCGGACGCCAGAGAATGCCACCGATCATTGATCACGGAGAGGTTGCAGAAAATGGGATTTGCGGAAGCCGTGGAGGATTTGACCGTGCCGGGGCGTTAG
- the dnaE gene encoding DNA polymerase III subunit alpha yields MTAPADSAPPSTGQHIHLPDGSCCAPTEYSGRFAHLHQHTQYSLLDGAAKLKDLLKWVKQVTPEGQDAACAMTDHGNMHGAVHFYNYAQAAQVKPILGYEAYVVPGMGTRRDKKPGVSGEKGIFHLTLLARDFEGYQNLCRLSSRGYTEGYYYKPRIDHELLTEHHKGVIAFSGCLGSEVQQLLMQGREDDAKKRLMWYRDLFGENYFIEIQDHGLPEQAKNNPILKAWAQELGIGMVATNDGHYVKKSDATAHETLLAIQTKATLADENRFKFPCDEFYVKDLDEMRRALPPAEWGEEVFDNTARIADLCNVDLPVGKKRVYQMPALPIPEGRTMAEELRVQTYAGSLKRYPHHVTEALLREYAVRSLAALEPQERERVLSRTKGCDARTCDLDTLLTLVAFLGSEWEARGKATGEKYTPYPALEVMERAAVDGPLPDYACTDWQRSKGEPSDTAIRLDPGSEEESTCRAHHTHALVLLRRAEYELSVINNMGFPDYFLIVADYINWAKDQGISVGPGRGSGAGSLVAYAMRITNLDPLEFELLFERFLNPDRISMPDFDIDFNDARRIEVIQYVQDKYGEDKVAQIATFGTMASKACLKDVARVMGLEYAKVDKVSKLIPIKFGKSYSLEQARDAVPDIAQLLAEDAQLLEAYEFAQKLEGLTRHASVHAAGVVIGRDKLTDLVPVMRDTSGMGMVCQYDMKAVEDIGLIKMDFLGLRTLSFLDEAKRIMRESQKIEIDFDAIPFDDAKTYELMSRGDTKGVFQLEGAGIADASRRLKPRRLADIIALSALYRPGPMENIPTYVRRHHGIEEVDYVRDGFPTSAQFLEKILAETYGIPVYQEQIMQIASEVAGFSLGGADLLRRAMGKKDVAEMAKQRDLFVEGAKTNQVPKEEANKLFDLLDAFANYGFNKSHSAAYGVITYQTAWLKANYPVEFMAALLTVERRDSDKVAEYISDARKMDVRVLPPDINRSAPDFAVAGEEILFGMYAIKGLGEAAVGRILEERERGGRFKSFADFCSRVDNKTCNRKALENLIKSGAFDQFGERRQLLDSLEETLAWAQGAASMISSGMDALFGLEETAPEPPLKSNFTPLTDLERLSIEKDALGLYISGHPLEQHEGLREAASCRISDLDTWFTTQNVAPGKRIKAVLAGMVESVVRKPTKSGGMMARFILADESGQTELVAFARAYDRIQEKLINDTPALVIVELESEDGGLRAIAEELVSIEQLGEVPKVMYVNIDLETASPDAVGEFQSVLDEHAGSMPTYLRLQTPEQFVVYQLDHGMGSPDAIRVLNQTFPWMQAYLAYDQQTILGRFAPKPPAWMNKGNGGMRA; encoded by the coding sequence ATGACCGCGCCCGCCGATTCTGCTCCCCCCAGCACAGGCCAGCACATCCATCTGCCAGATGGCTCGTGCTGCGCGCCTACCGAGTACAGCGGGCGGTTCGCGCACCTGCATCAGCACACGCAGTACAGCCTGCTGGACGGCGCGGCCAAGCTCAAGGACCTGCTGAAATGGGTCAAGCAGGTCACGCCGGAGGGCCAGGACGCCGCGTGTGCCATGACCGACCACGGCAACATGCACGGCGCGGTGCATTTCTACAACTATGCCCAGGCCGCGCAGGTCAAGCCGATCCTCGGCTACGAGGCCTACGTGGTGCCGGGCATGGGCACGCGGCGCGACAAGAAGCCCGGTGTCAGCGGCGAGAAGGGCATCTTTCACCTGACCCTGCTGGCGCGCGACTTTGAGGGCTACCAGAACCTGTGCCGCCTGAGTAGCCGGGGCTACACCGAGGGCTACTACTACAAGCCGCGCATTGACCACGAGTTGCTGACCGAACACCACAAGGGCGTCATCGCCTTCTCGGGCTGCCTGGGCAGCGAGGTGCAGCAGCTGTTGATGCAGGGGCGCGAGGACGACGCGAAGAAGAGGCTGATGTGGTACCGCGACCTGTTCGGCGAGAACTACTTCATCGAGATTCAGGACCACGGGCTGCCCGAACAGGCGAAGAACAACCCCATTCTGAAAGCCTGGGCGCAGGAACTGGGCATCGGCATGGTGGCGACCAACGACGGCCACTACGTCAAGAAAAGTGATGCCACCGCCCACGAGACGCTGCTGGCGATCCAGACCAAGGCCACGCTGGCCGACGAGAACCGTTTCAAGTTTCCCTGCGACGAGTTTTACGTCAAGGATCTGGACGAGATGCGCCGCGCCCTGCCGCCCGCCGAGTGGGGCGAGGAGGTCTTCGACAACACTGCCCGCATTGCCGACCTGTGCAACGTGGATCTCCCGGTGGGCAAGAAGCGCGTGTACCAGATGCCCGCGCTGCCCATTCCCGAAGGCCGCACCATGGCTGAGGAACTGCGGGTGCAGACCTACGCTGGCAGCCTCAAGCGTTACCCGCACCACGTCACCGAGGCGCTGCTGCGCGAGTATGCGGTGCGCAGTCTGGCGGCGCTGGAGCCGCAGGAACGCGAGCGGGTCCTGTCCCGCACAAAGGGCTGCGACGCCCGCACCTGTGACCTGGACACCCTGCTGACCCTGGTGGCCTTCCTAGGCAGCGAGTGGGAGGCGCGCGGCAAGGCGACGGGCGAGAAATACACCCCCTATCCGGCGCTGGAGGTCATGGAGAGGGCGGCAGTGGATGGTCCGCTGCCCGATTACGCCTGCACCGACTGGCAGCGCAGCAAGGGCGAGCCGAGCGACACCGCCATTCGCCTTGACCCCGGCAGCGAGGAGGAGAGCACCTGCCGCGCTCACCACACCCACGCCCTAGTGCTGCTGCGCCGCGCCGAGTACGAGCTGAGCGTCATCAACAACATGGGCTTCCCCGATTACTTCCTGATCGTGGCCGATTACATCAACTGGGCCAAGGATCAGGGCATCAGCGTGGGGCCAGGGCGCGGTTCAGGCGCAGGTTCACTGGTGGCCTACGCCATGCGGATCACCAACCTCGATCCGCTGGAGTTCGAGCTGCTGTTCGAGCGCTTTCTGAACCCGGACCGCATCTCCATGCCCGACTTCGACATCGACTTCAACGACGCCCGCCGCATTGAAGTCATCCAATACGTGCAGGACAAGTACGGCGAGGACAAGGTGGCGCAGATCGCTACCTTCGGGACGATGGCGAGCAAGGCGTGCCTGAAGGACGTGGCCCGCGTGATGGGCCTGGAATACGCCAAAGTCGACAAGGTGTCCAAGCTCATTCCCATCAAGTTCGGCAAGAGCTACTCGCTGGAGCAGGCCAGGGACGCTGTGCCGGACATCGCGCAGTTGCTGGCCGAGGACGCGCAGCTGCTGGAAGCCTACGAGTTCGCGCAGAAGCTGGAAGGCCTGACCCGCCACGCCTCCGTCCATGCCGCCGGGGTGGTGATCGGGCGCGACAAGCTGACTGATCTGGTCCCCGTCATGCGCGACACGTCCGGCATGGGCATGGTCTGCCAGTACGACATGAAGGCCGTGGAGGACATCGGCCTGATCAAGATGGACTTCCTGGGGCTGCGAACGCTGTCCTTTCTGGACGAGGCCAAGCGCATCATGCGTGAGTCACAGAAGATCGAGATCGACTTCGACGCCATTCCCTTCGATGATGCCAAGACGTATGAGCTGATGAGCCGGGGCGACACCAAGGGCGTGTTCCAGCTGGAAGGCGCGGGCATCGCCGATGCGTCGCGCCGCCTGAAGCCGCGCCGTCTGGCCGACATCATCGCCCTGAGCGCGCTGTACCGCCCCGGCCCGATGGAGAACATTCCCACCTACGTCCGCCGCCACCACGGCATCGAGGAAGTGGACTACGTGCGTGACGGCTTCCCCACCTCCGCACAGTTTCTGGAAAAGATCCTGGCGGAAACCTACGGGATTCCGGTGTACCAGGAACAGATCATGCAGATCGCCTCTGAAGTCGCAGGCTTCAGCCTGGGCGGAGCGGACCTGCTGCGCCGCGCGATGGGCAAGAAAGACGTGGCGGAGATGGCCAAGCAGCGCGACCTGTTTGTTGAGGGCGCGAAGACCAATCAGGTTCCGAAAGAGGAGGCCAACAAACTCTTCGATCTGCTGGACGCCTTTGCCAACTACGGCTTCAACAAGTCCCACTCGGCGGCTTACGGCGTGATCACGTATCAGACCGCCTGGCTCAAGGCGAACTACCCCGTCGAGTTCATGGCCGCCCTGCTGACGGTGGAACGGCGCGATTCCGACAAGGTGGCCGAGTACATCAGCGACGCGCGCAAGATGGACGTGCGCGTGCTGCCGCCGGACATCAACCGCTCTGCGCCGGATTTCGCGGTGGCGGGCGAGGAAATCCTGTTCGGGATGTACGCCATCAAGGGACTGGGCGAGGCTGCCGTGGGCCGCATTCTGGAGGAACGCGAGCGCGGCGGGCGCTTCAAGTCGTTTGCCGACTTCTGCTCGCGGGTGGACAACAAGACCTGCAACCGCAAGGCGCTTGAAAACCTGATCAAGAGTGGAGCCTTCGATCAGTTCGGGGAACGGCGGCAACTGCTGGACAGTCTGGAGGAAACGCTGGCCTGGGCGCAGGGGGCCGCGTCCATGATCAGCAGCGGCATGGACGCCCTGTTCGGCCTAGAGGAAACTGCGCCCGAGCCGCCGCTCAAATCAAACTTCACCCCCCTGACCGATCTGGAACGCCTGAGCATCGAGAAAGACGCGCTGGGCCTGTACATCTCCGGCCACCCGTTGGAGCAGCACGAGGGGCTGCGCGAGGCGGCCAGTTGCCGCATCTCGGATCTGGACACCTGGTTCACCACCCAGAACGTCGCCCCCGGCAAGCGCATCAAGGCGGTGCTGGCGGGCATGGTGGAGAGCGTGGTCCGCAAGCCCACCAAATCCGGCGGCATGATGGCCCGTTTCATCCTGGCCGACGAGTCCGGGCAGACCGAGCTGGTGGCCTTTGCACGCGCCTATGACCGTATTCAGGAAAAGCTGATCAATGACACGCCCGCGCTGGTCATTGTGGAACTGGAATCCGAGGACGGTGGCCTGCGCGCCATTGCCGAGGAACTGGTCAGCATTGAGCAACTGGGCGAGGTTCCGAAAGTGATGTACGTCAACATCGATCTGGAAACGGCCAGCCCCGACGCCGTGGGCGAGTTCCAGAGCGTGCTGGACGAACACGCGGGCAGCATGCCCACCTACCTGCGGCTGCAAACGCCGGAACAGTTCGTGGTCTACCAGCTCGACCACGGCATGGGCAGCCCCGACGCGATCCGGGTGCTGAACCAGACCTTCCCGTGGATGCAGGCATACCTGGCCTACGATCAGCAAACCATCCTGGGCCGCTTCGCGCCCAAGCCCCCGGCATGGATGAACAAGGGAAACGGGGGAATGCGGGCTTGA
- a CDS encoding HNH endonuclease, with protein sequence MSVEPEIFALLDANKKDDDFNEGRVLEQLHRRHERNRTGVRKKIAQVLAATGKLACEACGFDFQAVYGERGKGIAEYQHIVPLSEARERKTRLDDLVVVWANCHRMIHRASSMWTVEEVIWISFVLWRNWDNADPSTPHPELVFPLLAPLGFSGVFNTF encoded by the coding sequence GTGAGCGTGGAGCCAGAAATCTTCGCTCTTCTCGACGCCAACAAGAAGGATGACGATTTCAATGAAGGCCGCGTTCTGGAACAGCTTCACAGGCGGCATGAGCGGAACAGAACTGGGGTGCGAAAGAAGATCGCCCAGGTTCTTGCCGCCACTGGCAAGCTGGCTTGCGAGGCTTGTGGATTCGACTTTCAGGCTGTGTATGGGGAACGGGGTAAGGGCATTGCCGAGTACCAACACATCGTTCCGCTGAGCGAGGCCAGAGAACGAAAAACCCGCCTGGACGATCTGGTAGTTGTCTGGGCCAACTGCCACCGCATGATCCACCGCGCCTCATCGATGTGGACTGTGGAAGAAGTCATATGGATTTCGTTTGTTTTGTGGAGGAATTGGGACAACGCCGATCCCTCCACTCCACACCCGGAACTTGTTTTTCCCCTTCTCGCTCCGCTCGGATTTTCAGGTGTTTTCAACACCTTTTAA